The genomic segment tttttgggaacgtaacCTAGAAAGTCCTTTATTGggtatcctaggtcaaaaataacatataaaattctaattatgttatataaggctttactaaataaagacagagacAGAGAAGATCTAAAActgatgaaaaacattttcttttaacttatgaattttaatcaagaaagacataataataagtctgacattattacgttttctaaGAAtcgtcacagtgtgatttttttatacgaattccatagtaatttcgtgttatgaTTTTTTGTAAAAAGTCACTAATTTGGctatttggaaactagcctattatgcaAAGTTATAATTCATTTAggtttatctatttaatttaaaacatacGTATATTTTCACCCCAAcagttgggtagtttcctaggtcaaagataaataaagaaattctgattattactaaataaagacacatctaaaggtgacaaaggtgatgggtgaccacaaaaaaaaagttttcaactcgagctcctccgtgcttcggagcgcTGTCcaaatttgccttcgtttaaccttctatttTCATTGATCAATATGATCAACAGACATCATCTTTAGTCTTCCTTTTCGGGTataaacgctgtttgaatcatctgataaagatgtaaaggcctgagatggagatggaaaggtgacaaaaaatgttttattttttgtttttaacttatttataaattttaataaagaaaattgtaataataagcACTACATTTTGTCGCTTTTTtctgctttttcatgcaaataccatagtaatttcgtgttttgatgtttagtaaaaagtaacttatttgattAGCTGGAAACTACTTTGATCCTTGAAAGTATAATGTGTGAATAAAAACAACATtgaattatttataatgtattaaattcaaatgtttaataaaattttgttatttaaaattaactatttttttatccaTACCTacgtacattaaaaaaaaaacggtaacGGACAgttgaatccgtgatagccttgTTTGGAGAAGGCGACACTTACATCGCGGTGTCAATGGTTCTAATTCTATTTGAGGCTCTAACTGCACTCACTACACAACTCCACTACAttcgagtttgaattcatgtttgaatcatagataattgatatcatggtggtttccaggatatgtacggtcacgagtattaacactttcaaggacagaacgtctagtgacgttctgattccaaggtgccatactacctattatgaaccatcaatgacccatagcctctgtccgtgaaagggttaatatgtatacactttggtaccatgtcacattaacttttttgacaaactgaactgtaagtctcactaaatgtcaaatatgttagtgcgacagagtcctaaagtgggtacattatattgctcatgactgtacctggttaagggcaataggctcgcccccgtCGAGGAGTAGGTGTGTATACTGAGtaaacatctctgcctaccccttcagggatataaGCGTGATGCCATTACATGCTATACTATAATATTATGCATTATTATCCAGTACATACATTATTGTAAACCTAACAATTAAGAATCGATCTATTGTAGAAATCTTTTAAGTCGTATGAATGGCATTGTCTCATTCTTTCATCTTCTAACACAAAAAGAGATTAAGAAAACAATTTATGTTGATAAATAATTACGTATATTGTTTGGTAACAAAACATCAGTGCAACAGTATTTATAAGGTAACCAAATTAAAGAACACTTACCTATACAAATTAGTGCAAAATtatggatattttatttttacctttgatgggtttgctctagGCCCCAGAcctgcccgaaggcattgacgaagcctaagatggagcgagctcgcccagaaggtgcctgttcactctggccttatttaaaatacttataggatatttaaatacttaataatctTTGTACTAAAATTGTGTAGGAATTTATTGGagatatgaatttatttatgtatcattaattttattaactaaTGTTATCTATTATAATATCCATAATTTGGCACTTACATCTGCAATAGTCATTTTATTCCGTCATTTATCTAAGCATCAGTATCGGCTTTCTTCGTTTCTTCACCGGCCTTTCTTCCAAGAAGCCTGAAGTTGTCATTGTAACCATCATTGTAGCCTCCGAAGTAATTACCTTGGTTACCAGGGTAACCTGGTCTGAACTGGTTGAACCCGGGTCTGTTGTAACCTGGGTATCCTACGTTACCACCCGGGTATCCTATATTACCACCCGGGTACCCAGCGTTACCACCCTGGTAGTTAAAACCTGGGTAGTTGTTGTAACCGGGCCTATATCCGGGACGGTAGCCTAGAAAGAGAAACAAAAACccttttagtaagtacttatgctTTTAAACTGTTTACGTATTAAACTTTTTTAACGGCTATCTTGTAGAACTATTGGCAGActtaaaaagtaagtagtaggtaagtaggttaAGTTTTTAAGGCTACTTAAGAGAGCAGGAGGAGTTTCGTACGCTGCTATCTCAGTAATATTACGGGTAACGTATCAATCAAATCACGGGTAACATATCACCAGGTTAATAACttataaattattgaaaaataatgaACATTATCGGAGATAGAGTCTAACGGCCTTACAAATAAGATAGTGAAgagaaatttaaatcgaaaaatgtAACTCTGACGGACTTGAACCCGGAACGGAACTTGAGCTGTCTTCAGGAGGAGGATCCGGTGGTGttatggttaacacgctcgtcccggcttgacaacagCTGCGGgtacaagtcccgtccgagacaGAATTTTATGagaatttttctttttgtgggttccgtcttcttctatcgtgtgggttgtgagatggattaccaaccccatcaaccgtggtgtcagggttatcactgagccgtcgtaggcccctgacatgactcatgtaacgactacggacttacatcagtaagcaataAGTACACAACACATCAGTAGTAGTAAGTGTGGGATTCGTAAGCACGGGCTATAGAAACAAAAATCCTTTAAGAACGTGAAGTTGACGTATTTCACGTCAGTCACTTTTTTAAGGTGTACCGGATTTAAACTTGGGGGTTGGTTTAGCACTAGTTAGAGAGACAAGGTTACGCTAGGGTTAAGGTATTCCGAGTTTATTTGTAGACATTTTGGTTAGTCTTGGGTTATATGATTttctttatttgatttatttagtcTCTTGTCCAGCTTATGGTCAGTATGTTATGCTAGGTTTATTGATAAGGCCGTAAGTATCTCTCTTAAATACAATCATAGTAAGAAATGATAGTAATCTGTTTTGAGGTTTAAATACCTGGAAGCAACCCGGATGGATTTGGGACTCGATATAAATCCAAATCACACATGCTACGgatataattttaattcaaataaCCTTGAACTGATACCGCATACCACACCCGGCCGTACACCTTGCTAAGTAATAAACAGTGCATCCAACGCACGCACATGCAAACTTATTTATTGTCATGCAAGCGGTGACTACAATATCCGTCAGAACGCACTATTAGCATAAAAAAACCACTGAAAGCGACCAATGAgaaggtaagtaataaaattgattATTTCTGCATTACTTTtgttaagttttaaataaaataataggtaactCAGTAGATAGTATAGAGTAAGTACggacttataataaactttccGATTTTATCATTAATTAAGTTCACCCAACCAACAACCTAATGTTAGTGAGTTAATAACATTCGTAACGGCATACACAAACCTCCAGGGTAACCTGGACCGCCGAAGCCTCCGGGATATCCCCCGAAACCTCCGGGGTAACCCCCATAGCCGCCTGGGTAACCACCGAAACCGCCTGCGTATGTAATTTACTCGGCTTAATAGAtaattaagtattaagtatataGACTAGAAGATTGTATTCCTAGTCAGCAATTTATCCGGCTAAGTAGAATAGcatccgaggcaaatctacCTCTGTAATGAGTTAGGTATCTCAAAAAGGGCCCgatttaaataacataatggcaaaagattttgattttgtttgttttgaaggacattacaggcttgaatcacctgattgtccaaaaaagtaagatgattccgtgcttcggagggcacgttatgcATTtagtcctggctattagccgtaaaaacatctccaacagcccgcagtggagcagcgtggtggagtatacccaTACCcactccgattgattgagaggaggcttgtgcctagcagtgggacatgtGTAGGCTGTTTTTTTTAAGAGTTGTCTAAAGGCCCCTTGATTCCTTGATCCCTTGATTGTGTCTTTTCCAACATTACTATTACATTGCAATATTCGCGCCGTAGGCCGACACCTGTCACCATATggttcattatatccatctttAGAATTCAGTATCAAATGATTGTCATCAGATTGCATATGTACCGTTTTATGAATATAGCTTATTGTTCTAATTGTACTATGGCGTAGTTAAGTAGTCCTATAATGATACAGTAGAGTCATGTAAGTACCTGGTTACTGAGTCACTAACCTTCGTCATTCTTATAGTCACCCTTCGGATTTACCCCAATTATACAGACGTTTATACAGATAGGTACATTTTGTTAATCACACGGTATTGTCTTAACGCAATTATCACCTTTATTTCCCCTATAAACCTTAATGCATATAGAGCTGGAAAAGCGGGCCTAAGCGGGATTTTGCTAACGGTTTCTTACAAAAACCTTGGTCTTGGTTTGTAGAGATACTCAAGAAATTAAGTGCTAAATAAGCATCTAACGCCTCTAATCGTGTAATTCAGTTAGTAGATTGACATATAGAATAGAAATGctatcctgtgattggttgCAGGTGAGAACTTCTGTAAATTCTTTGAAATTTTAGCCAGTCATTGGAAAGGATTCTATTTGTTAAGAGAAACTGAGTTATACATACACGCAAGCAGGAGGGCTTGACACACTCACACAGTGCATTAAAATAACTATGTACTTATAGAAAAAAACAATCTTACCTCCATAGCCACCTTGATATCCACCCTGGCCTGGGTAACCTCCTATGCCTCCTCCATAACCCGGATATCCACCTAAACCGGGGTTGTAACCAGTGTTGTAACCGGTGTTATAACCTGTGTTGTAACCGGTATTATAGCCGGGGTTGTTGTACCCGCCGCCGTAGCCTCCCTGATACCCGGGTCTTAGCAAGCCGTAGCCCCCGGTACTTCTTCTTTGACTATCTGTGACGTCATTTGTCTCGCCGAGTCGTTGTGCCGTCGCCACGGTCAACG from the Pectinophora gossypiella chromosome 11, ilPecGoss1.1, whole genome shotgun sequence genome contains:
- the LOC126370739 gene encoding uncharacterized protein LOC126370739 isoform X2 — protein: MNYLNIFLLACSLTVATAQRLGETNDVTDSQRRSTGGYGLLRPGYQGGYGGGYNNPGYNTGYNTGYNTGYNTGYNPGLGGYPGYGGGIGGYPGQGGYQGGYGGYRPGYRPGYNNYPGFNYQGGNAGYPGGNIGYPGGNVGYPGYNRPGFNQFRPGYPGNQGNYFGGYNDGYNDNFRLLGRKAGEETKKADTDA
- the LOC126370739 gene encoding uncharacterized protein LOC126370739 isoform X1, whose protein sequence is MNYLNIFLLACSLTVATAQRLGETNDVTDSQRRSTGGYGLLRPGYQGGYGGGYNNPGYNTGYNTGYNTGYNTGYNPGLGGYPGYGGGIGGYPGQGGYQGGYGGGFGGYPGGYGGYPGGFGGYPGGFGGPGYPGGYRPGYRPGYNNYPGFNYQGGNAGYPGGNIGYPGGNVGYPGYNRPGFNQFRPGYPGNQGNYFGGYNDGYNDNFRLLGRKAGEETKKADTDA